ATTCATGTTTCAATTTCGATTTTCAGTTAAAAGTGCCTACCCCTATGTCACAGTCCCAACTCCTAAAGAATGGAATGGAATGAACAAATGTTGTGGCAAATAATTATGATATGTCCTAAGTTTAAAATTTATTATAGAAATCGAAGCTTTTCTCAAGCGATTCTTACTTATGTGTTATATGCTCTTGCCTTTTTGTTCTTTAAATTGTTGAAAATGTGACATCATACGGATTATTCCGATGAATGTCATTTACGTGCTgagctttcattttttttttaagaaagtgCAATATTctgttaattaaataaaaggaaaactaacgaaaagtaaaaaaaaaaaatttaatgaaaaaatacaaataaatggtcaatgaatagtaccaagaaaTGGTAAAAATATggattttcgttaaaaatgaacagtattgaaagtgtttcattaaaactctCTTAAATAAAAGCattataaatacatattatGAATAACTCAACTTCAAAAGAGTCATTTCAAACCAaatctaaaattattataataaaacATCACCAGTCACAAAACAATGAGTAGACAttatgttttatattttcattttttttcttttgaaagtgAGAGTAATCATTTATCTCAAACGAATAGTTTTAGAGCTTATTTGGAAGTGATTTTAAAATGGCTGAGCCTTCGATAAAAGTACATTTGAaatcaattcttagtaaaaatgtaagtaaatCTTGAAAGACACCTAAAGTGCActatggaagaagcacataattggtgTTTATTGTAGAAAACACTTATGTAATTTtagaatctaaaaatattttctctaaaaacgggTTCAGTTTTTTGTACTTGATATATATTCCGATCTATTGGTGTTGAATTGACTAATACCAAATgcataatgctagggagactataGACAACATTTGGCAAATTAAataacatgaaagttgatgattgaattataatTTAAGTGTTGGTAAACGtacttatttatattaatgatattttatttagtttgtaaattttatctCTTTATCATTACTCTAATAAAAAATATCACATTCAAATAACTTACCCAAGTTTGGTACGCGTATTCCAAAACTAGCCTTACACCACGTGTATCTCAAGTCGTGTATTTTATTTTCACCTACTCCCACTATCGCTTGTATTGACGCCGACAAAGGCGAGTAGTTAGGGTCTCCTAGCCTTTTTAATACGTTTTTTAACTTGATTTCTGCATTTTCAACTGTTTTTGTTCCGACTCTTCTTTTTGTTCGGTTCAAATAAACAGAGtataattttttccttttttttttctctcttatttGAACGATCAAGGTTTAGTTATGTtaatatcttatattaattttttatataaaaaaacaaaatagaaaatataaGAGAAGATGATGGAAATAAATGAAAAGAGAAGATAAAAGAATTCTAATCCCAAATAAACTATcttcctttttgtccaaaaaaactATCTTccttaatttcttcaattttttttttttaaattcaagtaATTTAGTACGTTATGGTCAAAACAACAGTAATTAAGTTACTAAAACTAGCCTGCGCGGCAGGCCAAGAAGCTtctgttttaattttatgatatgACTTTGCACGTTTTTAAGGAAAGGCCAAGTCAAAGCAGATTATATTACGATCATATGTTTAGTCGTTAAATGCTCCACCAACAGTACAAGATAGTCTAACGTGTTATTTTACATATACAAATTTAAGTCATATAATACGTAAATTCGTATTTGAGTATGTAGTTTAataatttgttaaaaaattGTGAAGATTGTATCTTTATGAGATTTAAACTTAAAATACCTGGTAAACCTAATAATTAAGTGCATTATTCGAATTTATTTTACTCTCTAAACAATTAGAATCGATTTTGTAAACAATACAACATCGAATTAATGCTAGGATCCTAGCTAGAGTACGGACAATAGAAACATAATCAAAGTTTATGAAGAAAACAGAAGAGCAAGAAGACAGCATACGAAAGCCCAGGTAGCATACTTAATTCATGCATATTTTCGAGGAGGAGACATTTTCCGGGATTACGGTGTTTAACACTTAATTAACAAACACATCACCTTCAATGCTCTTAAAGACCCACAACAGCCACTTTGATTAGAACTAATGATGTTGACACACTAACCCCTAAACACATTTCGAATGTCGACACAAGCATGCTATCCAATTGAAACATCGTGACCAAGATTGAGAATTTCATCATGAAGAAAAATGGTGGAGGCCCGTTGAACTGTGGTTTCATACAATATTAGTAAAGTTCATAATGTGACGGTTCATTACAGTATTATCGGTTAATTATAATTTGTTACAACAAAATACTATAGTACGAAAAATACTTGTCATTTATATGTAAGTACTCATTCCTCATTGCATAGTGTCACAGTTTGACATGTGCAGTTGCATGTAAGAAAGAACCGCGTTCCACTAATACTTCATAGCCCATCATTGAGAGTGTTGAGAATGCGTAGAGTGTATAAAACAGATCCAAACGTGAATGGTTCCCATCAGCTCCTCCAAGCCACTCTTTACCAAATTTTCCACTCACTGAATTTGCTATGGACACCAGAAATGAGCTTAAAAAGTACCCCATTGATGTTGAGCACCATGACAACGAAGTGGACATGCTTCTCATGCTATCCGGTGCTTCCGAGTAAAAGAACTCAAGCATTCCTCCAAGGATGAGGATGTCTGAGACTCCAAGGATGAGGTATTGCCAGCCAAGCCGGAAGAAAGACAATGTGGCATTTTTATGAGCTGCCTCGCGTCTCTTACCTTCGACTAGGGCAGCTACGGCCATTGATGCAGATGCTAGTGCCAGCCCTAGCCCAATCCTCCAAAGTGGTTGGAAGGTGTGACTTTTTGCTGGGCTTTTGGATGCTAAGATTCTTTGGAATCGTTCGTATAAGGGAATAGAAGCAAGCAAAACGGAGAGGGGGAGTATGCCCAATGACTGAACTGGGATTTCGAAATTGTTTATTTTTCGGTTCATTGTGGTCCCTTGTACCACTGAGTATGTCTGAAGTTGGGCTAGGCAGCAATTCATCATGATTGTGCTTGCAAAGATGGGTAGAAGGCCTATAAAAGCTCTTGTTTCCTTAACTTGAGCGGCACTAATTGTGCTATCAATTAATGCTTTGTCTAAAAAATCTGAGAAATTAGAGTGTCTCTTAGACCAaaagtaaatgaaaaaaaattgtatgcaGAGTTTAAATACTGGCTCCATTTCTTCCCACTCAAAATTTGATGGGTCACATATTTGTGCTGAAGTATGACACTATAATTTAATCCCGCTCTAAGTTTAAAGAATTATAGTATATATGTCCATGTTACCATCTCCTAACTAAGAAAAAATTGAGAAGAGGGGAAACAACttacttgtttgtaccatacttagggcctccgtatttagacctcgtataaatacttaggggactcaaatgt
This genomic interval from Malus domestica chromosome 05, GDT2T_hap1 contains the following:
- the LOC103428044 gene encoding protein NRT1/ PTR FAMILY 4.2-like produces the protein MEPVFKLCIQFFFIYFWSKRHSNFSDFLDKALIDSTISAAQVKETRAFIGLLPIFASTIMMNCCLAQLQTYSVVQGTTMNRKINNFEIPVQSLGILPLSVLLASIPLYERFQRILASKSPAKSHTFQPLWRIGLGLALASASMAVAALVEGKRREAAHKNATLSFFRLGWQYLILGVSDILILGGMLEFFYSEAPDSMRSMSTSLSWCSTSMGYFLSSFLVSIANSVSGKFGKEWLGGADGNHSRLDLFYTLYAFSTLSMMGYEVLVERGSFLHATAHVKL